The proteins below come from a single Xenopus tropicalis strain Nigerian chromosome 9, UCB_Xtro_10.0, whole genome shotgun sequence genomic window:
- the LOC101732464 gene encoding uncharacterized protein LOC101732464 encodes MQESRSVGVTIIVLYIRIVQIMAAPIYKPQIYREYIGNERARCSEWRWAERQRERQRERQRERQAQSFAGTNTMNYLEDTSPCPLSEEESRLAYGAKQRALDILVDALRKQDSVLVENAGEYGHSVGRRPSLSPHLVLSLRAELERVTFVKVAHPFYAICYIYPRSHERIIYLGPRFWKQGQFLGADSRPGLLIKKAAQFLLHQTPGAVPAEHGTVVQGQRHEALSANQIRREFETVLNHQGRKTAQDSVCEDPYSRSWLLRNTPCGLLLLSNKERKVAEETKQRTLRILLNAVEKRDSHVMEKPEDFFGGQRLKNCPLTPPRLVQDVVIKLQKVTVLGNQTECTIIYIHIIYYIHSALRVQTT; translated from the exons atgcaGGAAAGCCGCAGCGTGGGTGTAACGATCATTGTCCTTTATATACGGATTGTGCAAATAATGGCTGCTCCTATATATAAACCCCAAATATACAG GGAATATATAGGGAATGAGAGGGCTCGGTGCAGTGAGTGGCGTTGGGCAGAGAGACAGCGAGAGAGACAGCGAGAGAGACAGCGAGAGAGACAGGCGCAGAGCTTTGCAGGTACCAATACAATGAATTATCTGGAAGACACATCTCCGTGCCCTCTAAGTGAGGAGGAGAGCAGACTGGCCTATGGAGCGAAGCAGAGAGCCTTGGATATTCTAGTTGATGCCCTGAGGAAACAGGACAGtgttttggtggagaatgcaggggAATATGGTCATTCTGTGGGACGGCGCCCGTCTCTCTCCCCTCACCTGGTGCTCAGTCTGAGGGCTGAACTGGAGCGAGTGACTTTCGTCAAAGTGGCCCACCCATTCTATGCCATTTGTTACATCTACCCCAGATCACACGAGAGGATAATATATCTGGGCCCCCGATTCTGGAAACAAGGGCAGTTCCTAGGGGCAGATTCCCGGCCTGGGTTACTGATCAAAAAGGCGGCGCAGTTTCTGCTTCACCAAACTCCCGGCGCGGTGCCGGCGGAACATGGTACAGTCGTGCAAGGGCAACGCCATGAAGcgctttcagccaatcagattcgcAGGGAGTTTGAAACAGTCTTAAACCATCAGGGCAGGAAAACAGCCCAGGATTCTGTTTGTGAAGATCCTTATAGCAg ATCATGGTTACTGAGAAATACACCTTGTGGCTTATTATTACTGAGTAATAAAGAGAGGAAAGTGGCAGAGGAAACAAAGCAGAGAACCCTGAGGATTCTACTCAATGCTGTGGAGAAAAGGGACAGTCACGTAATGGAGAAACCTGAGGATTTTTTTGGTGGCCAAAGACTAAAAAATTGCCCCCTGACCCCCCCACGCTTGGTGCAAGATGTGGTCATTAAACTACAGAAGGTTACAGTATTGGGAAATCAAACTGAatgtactattatatatatacatattatatattatatacactcaGCCTTGAGAGTGCAGACTACATGA